One Spinacia oleracea cultivar Varoflay chromosome 4, BTI_SOV_V1, whole genome shotgun sequence DNA segment encodes these proteins:
- the LOC110785273 gene encoding uncharacterized protein isoform X1 yields the protein MKQVFYKLKGRVRHKSLITSTKQTECDLILFSEDVNQFHVLFHFQNVKPEVLITGLHGPSVPGPRHALWRNMADTLPLPETPWLVVGDSNEVTSQSEKMGGRPFRSGQCTDLQNFMDVAGLVDLGYHGNPYTWTNARDGAGLIKERLDRALANSPWIDTFPHTKGKGKEQVRKDELIWLPPAYEFLKLNTDGSWKARNEAGGGGVFRGATGKWYMGFASKFNAITPLAAELYAVREGLIMAADYGIQNLELETDAQVLVTMLEAVNDAYHDELRPVLVDVAQFMARFHAIVVKHIPKVKNKVAHELASYAIDMAVGHKMFLSPPPFAAIAYEGDLQKLEDAEKGRLLRATSSSMPIDLEAPPIEDGECEVVSTSILFGTIPTTVTTTIPVRGSSRGVGSSVQSMDEGSARSGTG from the exons ATGAAACAAGTTTTTTATAAATTGAAAGGAAGAGTTCGCCATAAGAGTTTAATAACAAGTACGAAACAAACGGAATGCGATTTGATCCTCTTTTCTGAAGATGTGAATCAGTTCCATGTGttatttcattttcaaaatGTCAAGCCAGAAGTGCTAATAACGGGTCTTCATGGCCCAAGTGTTCCGGGTCCGAGGCACGCTTTATGGAGAAATATGGCTGACACCCTCCCTCTGCCGGAAACTCCTTGGTTGGTGGTAGGGGATTCGAATGAGGTTACGTCGCAGTCTGAAAAAATGGGGGGCCGCCCTTTTCGAAGTGGGCAATGTACGGATTTGCAAAATTTCATGGATGTGGCAGGATTGGTTGATTTGGGGTATCATGGTAACCCGTACACTTGGACCAATGCTCGAGATGGAGCGGGATTGATCAAGGAAAGGCTTGATAGGGCCCTTGCAAACTCGCCATGGATTGATACGTTTCCGCATACTAAG GGGAAAGGAAAGGAACAGGTGCGTAAGGACGAGTTAATCTGGTTACCACCAGCATATGAGTTTTTGAAACTCAACACGGATGGTAGCTGGAAAGCAAGGAATGAAGCAGGAGGTGGTGGAGTTTTTCGCGGTGCCACAGGTAAATGGTATATGGGTTTTGCAAGTAAATTCAATGCCATCACACCATTGGCTGCGGAATTATATGCGGTTAGAGAAGGGTTGATAATGGCAGCAGATTATGGCATTCAAAACTTGGAGCTGGAAACTGATGCGCAGGTTTTAGTTACTATGCTTGAGGCTGTGAATGACGCATATCATGATGAATTACGACCAGTGTTGGTGGATGTAGCTCAGTTTATGGCCAGATTTCATGCGATTGTAGTCAAGCACATTCCAAAGGTGAAGAACAAGGTGGCTCATGAGTTAGCTTCTTATGCGATTGATATGGCGGTAGGGCATAAGATGTTTTTGAGCCCTCCTCCATTCGCAGCCATTGCCTATGAGGGGGATTTGCAGAAGTTGGAGGATGCAGAAAAGGGAAGGTTGTTGCGTGCCACAAGCAGCAGCATGCCTATTGATTTGGAAGCCCCTCCTATTGAGGATGGTGAATGCGAGGTGGTTTCTACTTCGATTCTTTTTGGTACCATTCCAACAACGGTAACAACAACTATTCCAGTGCGTGGTAGCAGCAGGGGAGTGGGAAGTAGCGTGCAGTCCATGGATGAAGGAAGTGCGAGATCTGGCACAGGGTAA
- the LOC110785273 gene encoding uncharacterized protein isoform X2, translating into MADTLPLPETPWLVVGDSNEVTSQSEKMGGRPFRSGQCTDLQNFMDVAGLVDLGYHGNPYTWTNARDGAGLIKERLDRALANSPWIDTFPHTKGKGKEQVRKDELIWLPPAYEFLKLNTDGSWKARNEAGGGGVFRGATGKWYMGFASKFNAITPLAAELYAVREGLIMAADYGIQNLELETDAQVLVTMLEAVNDAYHDELRPVLVDVAQFMARFHAIVVKHIPKVKNKVAHELASYAIDMAVGHKMFLSPPPFAAIAYEGDLQKLEDAEKGRLLRATSSSMPIDLEAPPIEDGECEVVSTSILFGTIPTTVTTTIPVRGSSRGVGSSVQSMDEGSARSGTG; encoded by the exons ATGGCTGACACCCTCCCTCTGCCGGAAACTCCTTGGTTGGTGGTAGGGGATTCGAATGAGGTTACGTCGCAGTCTGAAAAAATGGGGGGCCGCCCTTTTCGAAGTGGGCAATGTACGGATTTGCAAAATTTCATGGATGTGGCAGGATTGGTTGATTTGGGGTATCATGGTAACCCGTACACTTGGACCAATGCTCGAGATGGAGCGGGATTGATCAAGGAAAGGCTTGATAGGGCCCTTGCAAACTCGCCATGGATTGATACGTTTCCGCATACTAAG GGGAAAGGAAAGGAACAGGTGCGTAAGGACGAGTTAATCTGGTTACCACCAGCATATGAGTTTTTGAAACTCAACACGGATGGTAGCTGGAAAGCAAGGAATGAAGCAGGAGGTGGTGGAGTTTTTCGCGGTGCCACAGGTAAATGGTATATGGGTTTTGCAAGTAAATTCAATGCCATCACACCATTGGCTGCGGAATTATATGCGGTTAGAGAAGGGTTGATAATGGCAGCAGATTATGGCATTCAAAACTTGGAGCTGGAAACTGATGCGCAGGTTTTAGTTACTATGCTTGAGGCTGTGAATGACGCATATCATGATGAATTACGACCAGTGTTGGTGGATGTAGCTCAGTTTATGGCCAGATTTCATGCGATTGTAGTCAAGCACATTCCAAAGGTGAAGAACAAGGTGGCTCATGAGTTAGCTTCTTATGCGATTGATATGGCGGTAGGGCATAAGATGTTTTTGAGCCCTCCTCCATTCGCAGCCATTGCCTATGAGGGGGATTTGCAGAAGTTGGAGGATGCAGAAAAGGGAAGGTTGTTGCGTGCCACAAGCAGCAGCATGCCTATTGATTTGGAAGCCCCTCCTATTGAGGATGGTGAATGCGAGGTGGTTTCTACTTCGATTCTTTTTGGTACCATTCCAACAACGGTAACAACAACTATTCCAGTGCGTGGTAGCAGCAGGGGAGTGGGAAGTAGCGTGCAGTCCATGGATGAAGGAAGTGCGAGATCTGGCACAGGGTAA